The segment AAAGTTAATCTGTGGCATCGGGTTGAattttctagcactgaatatttacgcattgaaattatgtacctgaatgtttacATTCAGCAGACTCCCGTCCGCTCTGCTGAGGAGCCCAAGAGGATGCTGGGAAAACTGGTCAGCCCGCGCTGATGtcacaaaatgaaacaacaaacGAAAAGCGAATGTAAGCGCAGCTCCGCCTGTTTCTACAGCGTATTTCACTCACTTCTTGTGTCATTTGCAGTTGATAGGGCCGATAAAAAGTGTGATGTAACAGATtaccaaaatacaaaaaacagttCATGAGTTCAGCCatcacagtatatatatatacatatacagtatatttaacaGTGTCACATTGACATGTTGCCATTTCATAAGTTCTAACATGTGTGCCAAATTTCAGGTAAATCAGTCATATAGTGCGACATCTGTATGCTTTCACAACAAAGGGTTATGTTTTTTTAGGGGACTATCCCAAGACACTTTCAGTTTACATGCGTTATACATGACTACGAAGTTTCATACACGTAGGTCAACCGTTGAGCTGGGGGCTGGATGATTGATTTGTAAGGGGCACAATTAAGCCAAAGTGCCATTTTGAAGAATTACAATCAAATCAGGTAACTAATCTTTGCCATTAAATGTGTGTACCAAGTTTAGTTATGTTTTGAGCAGTTGGTTCCTCAAAAGCACCATTGTTGAGTTAGAGAGTCTAATGTCCTCATATAAAAATGTCCCCATACACCATGAGAggcaagtacacacacacacacacacctagtagATTTGGAGAATGTCCTCATATAAAATTGTCCCCATACACCATGAGATTTAGATttactatttatatatatatacatatatatatatgtatgtttgtgGGGTTGTGTACATTATTTCGCTCAAACATGAATGCTCTGCAAACTGTGACACAACGGAAAATCCAGAAAAAAGTAGTTCCTAtagtttaaatacaaaaaacatgtattttattttctggaaccagtattgtgtattttatttgaatacatttacatGGGGGgctgtggagaagaagaaagagcgagaagaagaagagtgagaCACGAGGGACTCTTTATGGACCATGTGTCTGTGTTCCCTATGATCAAACATGTATCagctccaccccctccaccacacctgtgtgtgtgtgtgtgtgtgtgtgtgtgtgtcgttccTCTGACTGCTCTTGATGTTCACATGATGAAGgctctacttcctgtttccatGTGAACAGGAACACAGGTGCAGCTTCATAAggaccagcaggtggcgcccTGTGACCGTTCGAGTACAGCATGAAACATCAGCAACTGCTACTTATTTATAGCAATGTGGGGACCCCAGACCTGTATGAAGTTAAAAAACCCACAATTTATACGCAATTTGCCTTTTACTGCATGTCAGtattttaattacattaaaataaaagtgtgttaTTTTGCCCAGAACTATAtataatcaggaatcaggaaacatttattagcAAAATATGTCAGAATTTGAAGGAATTGGACTTGGCGGTTGGAGGAGTTTTCATCTTCATAATTATACTTTAACTTATAGTTAAACGTTTGTAATTATCATACATGAATGTAGTTTCTTGTGTGAATAAGAGCTCTTATTGTGAAGGCCCCGGTGGTTCCCGGCGGGCGCCCCCTCTCGGCGGCTCCGCGCATCGCAGCTCCGGCTGAccgtcttcctcttcccccccagcagcagctctgctcCGGCTCCCATCCCAGAGACACCGGAGACACCGGAGACAGCGCCTCCATTTTGACACCGACAGCCGGCGCGCTGTTAGCGCACTCCGCGGCGGAGGGACACGTTGGCTCAGGCGCAGAGCGGCGGAGGGACACGTTGGCTCAGGCGCAGAGCGGCGGAGGTTCGGCGGCTCTTCTTCCCGGGCCCGGTCCCGCCTGTTGTCTCTCGGATGGCGGCGCTGCGGCAGGACGCGGGGGATCTGTGAGGATTTAACCAGCCCGTTTCTCCGTGGTTCAGCGGAGAGGAGGATCGGCTTCTGGGGCTCAGGTACCGGCTTCTGGGGCTCAGGTACCGGCTTAGTTGTAATTGGGCTTACCGGTGACGGGCTGCGGGTTATCGTTAGACGGCTTTGTTTGATCTGCTCAGCGGGACAGGCCGCTGCTGAAGCCTCACCGGGCGGCCTGTTAGCGGCTCCTGTTTCCACCCGGaccggaggggggcgggggcgggggggggttatatAATGTGTGCGCAGAGGACACACCTGTCTGCCGGTAACGGGGTTTCACCTCTGGCGGGGACGGTAAGACACGCGTCACGTCGGCTCTTTACTGCCGGTGGTCATATCAtcgtgtaacacacacacacacacacacacacactgtgacacactgtgacacactgtcGGATTTCGGTCTTTATTGTGATTGTTGCAACAATAAAACGCAATTTGACGTCATGGTGAATATGAACTGGTTAAAGGAGATAAGTGCGTGGAGGGAAGCGTCTCCAGGAGCTGATGGAGTCACacggggtgatgggggggggggggggcagtaaatcCTCAGCTGTCTTTACAGTGTTGAGCTCTTGGTTATCGGGTCCACAGCAGGTCACCAGATGGTTCATCGCCCCACCAATGAGGACCTACTGACTGGTGGAGgcatgtggggggggtggaatcCTGAGGAGTCCAGGTGCTGTCGGATGAAATGAAGgatctacagacctgttggttCTgtaggggggcgtgggggggttggggggtaaTAACGGTGGTCTTACGCTATATTCTTTACCATTTCTTCTAGTTTAACTTTTTGCTGGCTCCGTGGCAGTCTGagatctattattattattattattattattataacacacACTGAGGGTTAGGAGAAggatgacatcacacagactCGTCCAATCAAACACAGGACATCAGTCCGGTCCCTCTGATGTCTCCCTGATGGACGCCTCCAGCTGATAAGGCCTGCGGAGACGTCCGAGTGGAGAAGAAGACGTGACTCTGGGTAACCATGATGTTGTCTCTCTTATCTTTGGGCTGCAGACAGGTTTCTTCTTTTAGCTCGGGGACTTCTTGCTGTTAGCTCGTTGTTTACGTGCTAACTAGGCTAAATGCTAGCAGGGTCACTGGAAGGCTGATCTCCAGCAGCTGGTGAACACATGAGGGATGGACGTGTTTCTCTCCTCTACGAGCACAGAGTGAACCAGGAAGGAGGTCGCTATGTTCATGGTCACGGAGAGCGTGTGAGTGGATGGACTGGTGAGGTGCTCCAAATGGCTTGTGCTAAGCTAATAGCTAATAGCTGTTGATGTGCTGCTCAGGGCTGTCAAAGTTGCTCAAAAATGACGTTCGAATAATCAGTTAAAAACATGGAATACACATTGGAATAAATTTGAATATCTGGTTTCTACGGAGGAGACGCACGTCCCGTCCAGACTGAGAGTCACGATTCTGCAGCGTCTTTCCTTGTTGAGGACGTCCACATGTTGAGCATTAGGcgtcaataacaggacaaattCAAACAACACCACATAACTACCTGTATAGGTCATTTATTTCAAGTCTAAACATTTAACAACATATTACCTACGTATAAATATGTGAATGAACTACTGACCAAGGCCGCAGACCTCGCTGATCAAGAGGTTTTTAAGGTCTTGATCCGTGTCCGAGCTGTGGTAAACATgaacttttccttggcatgaaacaGACAATACTCAAAGCAGTGCATGAAGCTTTtagtctattttattaatgcaatataaagtcagtgaatataaaaaaatataaagtcaGTGAAGCTGCAAAGCAGACGGGGTTTTGTCGCTGttggttttttaaatttttacatttaaatattcattttcatattcgaatatttgtttttatcaactatttgaatattatatatatattagggccgggactttagtgcgttaattacgattaattaattacaatgtgaattaagatgaattaattacacaaaaaataacacgttaaacattttttacgcatttttacacttattttttgcaccgcggaacgtttctcactggatgagtttcggggggaccgattatactggagcaccaactagcgtccatgacttcagacaacaacaaaccacagtgaacatgaacgaagaagctgacgacaccgtgtcgggtggccccgtgaatgggaaatcttcttataataaacacacggatggaagcgtcgataagagcgtggttgtgtgcaagctgtgcaacaaggaattcacatcgagcctcaagtatcacctcaacgcaacacaattagcagctagcgtggacgtacaaggacccacacccaacccacactgcaccagatgactggtttaaggaccagggtaactaagtccacgtctgaaaaaataaccaatgttctggtctacttaaaaaaacctagtttacagaaggtctacttacctataggctacctgaatttctgaaagtactatatttctaaatatgctatttctacacttgtctgctggaattggttgaacaaaaataaaaatccatgtgaaaaagcctctaattaattagattaatatctttaatcgagtcccggccctaatatatatatatatatatatatatatatatatatatatatatatatatataatattcagGGGGTGTGAGAGCACCACTGCACACGCAGACCCAAGTGGAGCCACAGTGGAACGCTGTCAGCAACATTGATTTTGAATGAGCTAGTTTTAACAAGATGACGCTAATTAAAACATAGAACCctcatgtttttattattagagCATAGAACCCTCGTGGTTTTATTATTAGAGCATAGGATCGTAATACTAATCAAAATAAAGTGATGtaacgatgacatcatcatccgGAGTGCCACGCCGGGGTGTGAAAACCGGGTCAGGAGCTGTGTTTTTGAGGGGGTCACCGTGGCAACAGGATGAGTTCTCACAGCAGAGGAAGTGTTTAGTTCTGCAGGCGTTAGTCAGTGCCAAAGGTTTAGTTCTGCAGGCGTTAGTCAGTGCCAAAGGTTTAGTTCTGCAGGCGTTAGTCAGTGCCAAAGGTTTAGTTCTGCAGGCGTTAGTCAGTGCCAAAGGTTTGGTCAAAGAATCACACGTTAGCCTCAGAAGTCTTTTCTCTCAGGATCATCGATCGATTGATTGCTGCCTGACAGGTCGAAGGTCACCTCCTCCAATGGGTCACTGTCCCTCTCGCCCCACAGGGTCTCTACGAGGATGTGGCAGTGAGCATGCTCACAGTGCTGATCGTAACCATGGCGGTATTGggcgccggcggcggcggccaggcgtgcAGCGGCCAGGACAATTGCTCCACCCAGAGTGAATCCAAGGACTACTGCTACTCCGCCCGCATCCGCAGCACCGTGCTGCAGGGGCTGCCCTTTGGGGGGGTGCCCACCGTGCTCGCCCTCGACTTCATGTGCTTCCTGGTGAGTCGCCGAGGTCACTGCACTGACTGCGGGTCAGGGGCGGGGCTAATGCTGCGTTTCCTCTAAAGTAGTGGATTAGAAGTCgatgcagccaatcagagaggagaTCCTCGCCATGACATCACAGCACCATTCAAAAAACGAGAAATAAACATGAATTTAGATTATGTCGTTGTTTCTGCGTCACActtgtcattgttttatttagcaTGTGTGAGACTTCTTTCATGTGTTCCAAATGTCTGAGTTAATAATGGTTTCCATGGAGATAAACTCCTCCCAGCTTTACAGAGACCGAAATAAATGACGACATGactaaaatgaacaaatgcacACGGAACAGTGTTTTTCCAACGGTAAGGTTAggaacaatttttaaaaaacatttttactttattgCACCCCTTTTTAGGGGGGGGTTGAGTAATATccgggggggggtcgagagcAGTTCtggtgttgcattgtgggagctgCAGAGCCTGAAGACTGCTGTGATGTTCAGTGCCAGTTGGAAAAATCATTACCTCTGATTCATGGATCGACCCGTAAACCGACGAGTCATCAGGCGTTAGTgaccgtgacctttgacctcgatCCTCTTCTGCTGCAGGTACTGCTCTTCGTCTTTTCCATTCTGCGAAAGGTTGCGTGGGACTATGGCCGCCTGGCGCTGGTCACCGACGCCGACAGGTAAGCTCACCTGTGACTCTGAGATCTGACGTTTAACACCGACTTTGTGAACTTCACAAGGTGCTGAGACATCAGGACATCATGAATCATGAGAATAAGTTCATTGATCCGTGAGGAGGTCGATGAGATCTTTCTGTTGTCCATCGTCACGACGACGCTCTTGTGGCAGCTTGtgattctctctctgttttcatCCTGAAGACTGAAGAAGCATCTCAGCGGCCTGGAGGAGCGGGAATAGTATGTCTGGTTTATCcactcgcctcctcctcctcctcctcctcctcctcctcctctgggggTCATTAACAGGATGCTGCTCTCTGACTGGTGCTCTaacacttcttcttctcctcttttatttCACTGTGTGTTGTTGGGTGTTACGGTCTGCAGAGGGAAAGTATGCCGGAACGCTCTGGTGCTAGAGgccccccccagaggccccaGACtatcagagcccccccacccagagGCCCCAGACtatcagagcccccccacccagagGCCCCAGACTATCAGAGGCCCCCccccagaagccccccccccagaggccccaAACTATCAGAGCCCCCCCACTCAGAGGCCCCAGACTatcagaggcccccccccccccagaggccccaGACCATCAGAGGCCCCCCCCAGAGGCCCAGACCATCAGAGGGCCCCACTCCCCGCCAGAGGCCCCAGAccctcagagcccccccccctcctaaggcTCCAGACCACCAAAGGCCCCAAAccaggagagcccccccccctcccctagaGACCCCAGGCCACCAGAGCCCCCCTCCCCGACAACCAGGGCCCCCCAGTCTCAATATGAAAAATCTCTCTTAATGTGATTCTAACAAATGTGATGCCAGCACATTTTAACCGATGTGATGCTAACGTATGCTAACAGATGCTAACATACTGGAATGCTTAAACTGCTGTGAACTTGTCATTTTGTGACGTGAACCCAGCTGGAGGCGAGACAGAGATAACTATGAGCCGGTGGACAGGTAACAGGCTGTGTGTCTCTAGCTCGCTGTGTCCACCCTGCAacctgctagctagctagcccgTTAGCTCGTCCCCACACAACACCGGTGGAAACACCTCTGCAGAAGCggttccacttcctgttagCTCCCACTGTGTTCAATGTGCCAACTCAGGACTCCAGTCAGCGTTCAgacacagaggtcaaaggtcaggcggCTACATGCTAACAGCTTCCTGTGTTTGCCCACAGCGTTGTCTCGGCGATGCACTCGGAGACGCCCGACCGCTATGAGCGTCTCACCTCCGTGTCCTCCTCCGTCGACTTCGACCAGAGAGACAATGTGAggactcctcttcttcctcacgctctcctcctcgtcttcactgtctcctcctcctgatgtTCTCTTTTTTACCTGCAGGGATTCTGCTCGTGGTTGACGGCCATCTTCAGAATAAAGTGAGTATCTTCGTAGAAAAACATTAAAGTTAACGAGTTAATCTCATTAACCTGCTGAGCTTAAGAATAAAAGCCTAAAAATCTCaaactcatttcatttcatttaggaAGATACACTGCATGATTAATTTCAGGCTGGGAGAAGAACATTTTACTTAAACATGATGTGTGAATAAGTACTGCATTGTCTCATCTATTGACAGCTCTAATAATGGAGTGTtgtgttgacccccccccgtcatgCAGGGACGAGGAGATCCGTGAGAAGTGTGGGGAGGACGCGGTGCACTACCTGTCCTTCCAGCGCCACATCATCGGGCTGCTGGTGGTCGTCGGCGTTCTCTCCGTCGGCATCGTTCTGCCCGTTAACTTCTCCGGAGACCTTCTAGGTGAGGACCAGGATCACAGCTAGCCaatcaggagagaggaggactgTGACCTCACAGCAGAACGCTCTCAGAAAGAGGAGGATAGATCATTACAATTCTCCCTCCTAAATGTCAGCTAGCTAGCGCTAGCCTGTAGCTACGTGGTTCAGCTGGTCTACAGACTGACACACTGATTTAAGTGACTGCTTAGACATCTCCATCCATATAGAGTTctgacgggggggcgggggccacTTCTTAGTCCTCATCATTGTTTGAGTCGCAGTAAAAGGTAATGTGCGTGTTGTGGTGATTAAAAGTCTCTTTGAACCCCAGTTTGTACCAGAAGGAGGTGAATACTTACCTGTTTAACCACATCAAACTTCTCACGTTCTCCATTCCAATAATAAAGCTTTAAAACATTAAGACTGTTTCTTACTAAAGCTTATTGCAGTTCTTGGGTTCAGGCGGTTCCACACTGATTAAAACACAGCtatgaatatttatttgtaGGTTAATCTCTCCTCATGTCTGATTTCAGTCAGAATTATCAGTAAAGAAACGTTCCTAAGACAAGGAGTCCCTGCACCTCCTTCTAGAGAAGGAAACAGCAGTCGGATCAGAGCCGTCTGTGCCTCTGTGGGTATGTGATCCATACATGTGAGCTTCTCTATGACATGGCTCTATAGGTGTTTAGTTCTATATGGTCTGGTTCTATAGCTCGGTGGTTCtaattggttttgtttgtaGCTGTCTGGTTCTATATGGACTAGTTCTGTAGCTGTGTGGTTCTATATGGACTGGTTCTGTGGTTCTATATAGACTAGTTCTGTAGCTGTGTGGTTCTATATGAACTGGTTCTATAGCTCGGTGGTTCTATATGGACTGGTTCCACAGCTGTGGTTCTATATGAACGGGTTCTATATGGTCTGGTTCTATAGCTCGGTGGTTCtaattggttttgtttgtaGCTGTCTGGTTCTATATAGACTAGTTCTGTAGCTGTGTGGTTCTATATGGACTGgttctgtggttctatatggacTAGTTCTGTAGCTGTGTGGTTCTATATGAACTGGTTCTATAGCTCGGTGGTTCTATATGGACTGGTTCCATAGCTGTGGTTCTATATGAACTGGTTCTATATGGTCTGGTTCTATAGCTGTGTGGTTCTATTTGGTCTGGTTCTATAGCTGTCTGGTTCTACGCAGTCTGGTTCTATAGCTGTGTGGTTCTACGTAGTCTGGTTCTATAGCTGTGTGGTTCTACGTAGTCTGGTTCTATAGCTGTGTGGTTCTACGTAGTCTGGTTCTATAGCTGTGTGGTTCTACGTAGTCTAGTTCTATAGCTGTGTGGTTCTACGTAGTCTGGTTCTATAGCTGTGTGGTTCTACGTGGTCTGGTTCTATAGCTGTGTGGTTCTACGTAGTCTAGTTCTATAGCTGTGTGGTTCTACGTAGTCTGGTTCTATAGCTGTGTGGTTCTACGTAGTCTGGTTCTATAGCTGTGTGGTTCTACGTGGTCTGGTTCTATAGCTGTGTGGTTCTACGTAGTCTAGTTCTATAGCTGTGTGGTTCTACGTAGTCTGGTTCTATAGCTGTGTGGTTCTACGTAGTCTGGTTCTATAGCTGTGTGGTTCTACGTGGTCTGGTTCTATAGCTGTGTGGTTCTACGTGGTCTGGTTCTATAGCTGTATTAGAGGGACTCTACAGGTAAAATGTCTCCTGatgactgatgatgatgattttgttCCAGAAAACAACGCTTACAGTTTTGGACGCACAACGATAGCCAACCTGAAGTCTGGGTGAGTACATGAGGAGCTGTCAGGGATAGATGTAGATCTATATAGATCTACATCTATGTATTGATCCCTAACTAATCTGACTCCACGTCAGTCTGCTGCGACGAAATGTAGATAAAGATCAGTGGGAATGATCTCCTTTGAAGGATGCTCCACTGGTTCCTCGCTAACGTTAGGAAGCACTGAAGCTCCTTAGCATCAAGAGTTCATGCACTACTTCACCTCCTTCCTAAGAAGAGAGACTGGTCCTGGGTTCCATCGGTCCACATCTTCTGAACACCATGAGGATCCACAGAGTCtgactcagcgtttaggaggaGTGGGAACAAAGGGGATTTTACTCAAACAGGCGTTAGTGTGTGTTCCAGATCAATGAGTCGTAGAACATTTCTTTACAACTCAATGCAGACCCTGAACATCTCACTCAGGTGATTTAAGTGTTGCATCATTTTAAAGTGAGGTACTGAGTGCGATGCTTCTGTGCTCAGGACCAACCTGTTGTGGCTCCACACCTCGTTTGCCTTCATGTATCTGCTGCTGACGGTCTACAGCATGAGGAGACACACCTCCAAGATGCACTACAAGGAGGACGACCTGGTAGGACCCGTCGTCACGGCGACCATCAAACGAGCTAGTCTAGAGCATGAAGATCTCCTGTGGGTTTGATCCCTGTGTCCCTCATGACTTGCAGGTGAAGCGCACTTTATTCATTAACGGCATCTCCAAGTACGCTGAGGAGAGTCAGATCAAACAGCACTTTGAGTgagtcctcctcttcttctggttCTCATCTATTGTTTGTTCTCCGTGTTCTGGAGCTGAATGAGAACGTGTTCCAGCTGCTGTACTTACGTAGATGAAGTGATCTGTCTGGTTTCATCTTCTCCAGACAGGCCTATGAGAACTGCACGGTGCTGGAGGCTCGGATCTGCTACAACGTGGCCAGACTGATGTCTCTGAACGCAGAGAGGTGAGCCGgcgcagtgcatgctgggacgcGTCCCGTCATCATCAGCCCCTCATTGCTCCGTGCTTTCCATCAGGAAGAAGACGGAGCGCAGCAAGAAGTTCTTCACCGACCTGATGGCCAAGGAACACGTCCCCACCATGATCAACCCCAAACCCTGTGGACACCTGTGCTGCTGCGCCATCGCCGGCTGTGAAGAGGTGACGCTGGCGTCCGCAGCGCCTCGCAGCGCCTCGCGCTCTACCGGGTTAAAGGGTGCTTAGCCTGGTCGCTCTTTTTGTGCAGGAGGAGGCGGTCAGCTACTACACCAAGACGGAGGCCAAGCTGAAGGAGGAgtacaggaaggagaaggagaaggtccACACCAAACCGCTGGGCATGGCCTTCGTCACCTTCCAGAACGAGTCCATGACCGCCGTGTGAGCCTCCGTTTCCACCGCCGCCATGAGCGCGTTGTCCACAAGCCCCGCCTCCCTTGTCTGACCCCGCCTCTTCCCCTGTGACTCCGCCTCCACAGCATTCTCAAGGACTTTAACGCCTGCCAGGTTCAGGGCTGTCGGTGTCATCAGGAGCCTCGATCCTCGCAGGTCAGCGACGCGCTCCACGTCTACAACTGGAGCGTTTCGTACGCGCCCGACCCGCAGAACGTCCGCTGGTAAGTCCACGCCCTGCGGCCCCGCCCTGCGGCACCATCACGCCCCGCTGACCCTGCGCTCACACAGGGAGCACCTGTCGCTCGGGGGGATCTCCTGGTGGATCCGCTGCTTCATCATCAacgtcatcctcttcctcctgctcttcttcctcaccaCGCCCGCCATCATCATCTCCACCATGGACAAGTTCAACGTCACCAAGCCGGTGGAGTATCTCAACGTAAGCCTCTCAGTTTGCATGGGGAGGGTTGACGTGTGGTGCTTCTTCTCTGACTGTGACGTGGTTGTTTGGACAGAACCCCATCGTCACGCAGTTCTTCCCCACCCTGCTGCTGTGGGCCTTCTCCGCCCTGCTGCCCACCATCGTCTACTACTCGGCCTTCTTCGAGGCTCACTGGACCCGGTAACGCCGCTCTGCTGCTCCTTTCCTTACTTTGACCTGATTTCATGTCTCCTTTTCCGTCACTTTGAACCTTTTCTTTGGACCTCCAGCTCTGGAGAAAACAGGACGACGATGCACAAGTGCTACACCTTCCTGATCTTCATGGTTCTGCTGCTGCCGTCGCTCGGCCTCAGCAGGTAACTACACACTGTTGGCAGCAGGCCTTTGTCcctgtgtgacctttgacctctggaaTCCTCAGTGAACCCTCTGTTTTTACAGTTTGGACGTGTTCTTCCGGTGGCTCtttgacaggaagttcctgGCTGATGCCAAAGTCCGATTTGAGTGAGTGTTTTTTATTCCATCGATGTTCTTTAAATGACTTTAGAATGTTTAACAGGACTGAAATCATCAAAGGAAACACACTGCaggtcatttgttttattttgacatggaCTTCCTGTTTCTTGTTCAACATGTATGAATAAAGTTGGTTTGAATGTTCAGGTGCGTCTTCCTGCCGGACAACGGGGCGTTCTTCGTCAACTACGTCATCGCCTCCGCCTTCATCGGTAACGCCATGGACCTGCTGAGGATCCCCGGCCTGCTCATGTACATGATACGGCTGTGCCTGGCCCGCTC is part of the Pungitius pungitius chromosome 9, fPunPun2.1, whole genome shotgun sequence genome and harbors:
- the LOC119217534 gene encoding CSC1-like protein 2 isoform X1, which encodes MLTVLIVTMAVLGAGGGGQACSGQDNCSTQSESKDYCYSARIRSTVLQGLPFGGVPTVLALDFMCFLVLLFVFSILRKVAWDYGRLALVTDADRLKKHLSGLEEREYVVSAMHSETPDRYERLTSVSSSVDFDQRDNGFCSWLTAIFRIKDEEIREKCGEDAVHYLSFQRHIIGLLVVVGVLSVGIVLPVNFSGDLLENNAYSFGRTTIANLKSGTNLLWLHTSFAFMYLLLTVYSMRRHTSKMHYKEDDLVKRTLFINGISKYAEESQIKQHFEQAYENCTVLEARICYNVARLMSLNAERKKTERSKKFFTDLMAKEHVPTMINPKPCGHLCCCAIAGCEEEEAVSYYTKTEAKLKEEYRKEKEKVHTKPLGMAFVTFQNESMTAVILKDFNACQVQGCRCHQEPRSSQVSDALHVYNWSVSYAPDPQNVRWEHLSLGGISWWIRCFIINVILFLLLFFLTTPAIIISTMDKFNVTKPVEYLNNPIVTQFFPTLLLWAFSALLPTIVYYSAFFEAHWTRSGENRTTMHKCYTFLIFMVLLLPSLGLSSLDVFFRWLFDRKFLADAKVRFECVFLPDNGAFFVNYVIASAFIGNAMDLLRIPGLLMYMIRLCLARSAADRRNVKRHQAYEFQFGAAYAWMMNVFTVVMAYSITCPIIVPFGLMYMLLKHLVDRYNMYYAYLPSKLDKKIHSGAVTQVVAAPILCLFWLLFFSTVRTGFETPTSMFTLVVLIVTIVVCLSHVCFGHFKYLSAHNYKIDTKENDVDAVENGRPARPSSSPIPKSQTQQQQQMYIAQVLQDPNSDEPGGGGGGGGGGAGEEDRGSSQDEELLNGGSSINEADFQSGEDSLIANEVHH
- the LOC119217534 gene encoding CSC1-like protein 2 isoform X2; its protein translation is MLTVLIVTMAVLGAGGGGQACSGQDNCSTQSESKDYCYSARIRSTVLQGLPFGGVPTVLALDFMCFLVLLFVFSILRKVAWDYGRLALVTDADSVVSAMHSETPDRYERLTSVSSSVDFDQRDNGFCSWLTAIFRIKDEEIREKCGEDAVHYLSFQRHIIGLLVVVGVLSVGIVLPVNFSGDLLENNAYSFGRTTIANLKSGTNLLWLHTSFAFMYLLLTVYSMRRHTSKMHYKEDDLVKRTLFINGISKYAEESQIKQHFEQAYENCTVLEARICYNVARLMSLNAERKKTERSKKFFTDLMAKEHVPTMINPKPCGHLCCCAIAGCEEEEAVSYYTKTEAKLKEEYRKEKEKVHTKPLGMAFVTFQNESMTAVILKDFNACQVQGCRCHQEPRSSQVSDALHVYNWSVSYAPDPQNVRWEHLSLGGISWWIRCFIINVILFLLLFFLTTPAIIISTMDKFNVTKPVEYLNNPIVTQFFPTLLLWAFSALLPTIVYYSAFFEAHWTRSGENRTTMHKCYTFLIFMVLLLPSLGLSSLDVFFRWLFDRKFLADAKVRFECVFLPDNGAFFVNYVIASAFIGNAMDLLRIPGLLMYMIRLCLARSAADRRNVKRHQAYEFQFGAAYAWMMNVFTVVMAYSITCPIIVPFGLMYMLLKHLVDRYNMYYAYLPSKLDKKIHSGAVTQVVAAPILCLFWLLFFSTVRTGFETPTSMFTLVVLIVTIVVCLSHVCFGHFKYLSAHNYKIDTKENDVDAVENGRPARPSSSPIPKSQTQQQQQMYIAQVLQDPNSDEPGGGGGGGGGGAGEEDRGSSQDEELLNGGSSINEADFQSGEDSLIANEVHH